Proteins encoded within one genomic window of Thiothrix litoralis:
- a CDS encoding AglZ/HisF2 family acetamidino modification protein, protein MLYPRLIPVLLIHNRGLVKTVKFKDPKYVGDPLNAVRIFNEKEVDELIVIDIDATVQGQEPDYKTIENLAAECRMPFCYGGGIKTVAQAKHILSLGVEKVSLSSAAIQTPNLISELAEQVGNQSVVVTLDVKKKLFSSKYEVFTHNGKNNTKQCPIELSKQLQALGAGEIVLNAIDHDGVMKGYDLELIRKIKNTISVPMTVVGGAGTLEHIADLYQQENLIGAAAGSLFVFKGKYKAVLINYPNTTEKHALYQSALKHS, encoded by the coding sequence ATGCTATACCCTCGCTTGATACCTGTCCTGCTAATCCATAACAGAGGCTTAGTAAAAACGGTTAAATTTAAAGACCCCAAATACGTGGGCGACCCTTTGAATGCCGTTAGAATTTTTAATGAAAAAGAAGTCGATGAACTGATTGTCATTGACATAGATGCCACGGTTCAAGGGCAAGAACCTGATTACAAGACCATCGAAAACCTAGCAGCAGAATGCCGAATGCCCTTCTGCTACGGTGGTGGCATTAAAACCGTCGCACAAGCCAAACATATCTTGTCACTCGGTGTTGAAAAAGTTTCGCTAAGTTCTGCCGCCATTCAAACCCCCAACTTAATCTCAGAACTGGCTGAGCAAGTAGGCAACCAAAGCGTGGTTGTCACCCTTGATGTTAAAAAGAAACTGTTCAGTTCCAAATACGAAGTGTTTACTCATAACGGCAAAAACAACACCAAGCAATGCCCAATTGAACTCAGTAAACAACTGCAAGCATTAGGTGCTGGAGAAATAGTCCTTAATGCAATCGACCACGACGGCGTGATGAAAGGCTATGACCTCGAACTCATCCGCAAAATCAAAAATACTATTTCTGTTCCTATGACCGTCGTTGGTGGAGCAGGCACACTTGAACATATCGCCGATCTTTATCAACAAGAAAATCTGATCGGTGCAGCAGCAGGCAGCCTGTTTGTCTTCAAAGGCAAATATAAAGCCGTACTGATCAACTACCCGAATACAACAGAAAAACACGCACTTTACCAAAGCGCACTCAAGCATTCATAA
- the hisH gene encoding imidazole glycerol phosphate synthase subunit HisH — MIAIIDYGLGNVKAFANVYKRLNLPIVIAKEASALDAATKIILPGVGAFDYAMTLLDNSGMREKLEYCVLEQGVPVLGICVGMQILANSSEEGSLAGLGWITGKVRKFQSEQIHTNPLPHMGWNTVTPKATTTIFQDMQPTERFYFLHSYYFDCDQSSHTIATANYGADFTCSVNKNNIYGVQFHPEKSHQAGVQLLKNFGTL; from the coding sequence ATGATTGCAATTATTGACTATGGTTTAGGCAATGTAAAAGCCTTTGCCAACGTTTACAAACGCCTCAACTTACCCATTGTCATTGCAAAAGAAGCAAGCGCATTGGATGCAGCTACTAAAATCATCCTCCCCGGTGTAGGTGCGTTCGATTATGCCATGACCTTACTGGATAACTCAGGGATGCGCGAAAAACTCGAATACTGTGTACTAGAGCAAGGTGTGCCTGTCCTTGGAATTTGTGTGGGAATGCAAATACTGGCAAATTCAAGTGAAGAAGGCAGCCTAGCTGGGCTTGGCTGGATAACAGGAAAAGTCAGAAAATTTCAATCAGAGCAGATTCATACCAATCCCCTCCCCCACATGGGCTGGAATACTGTTACCCCTAAAGCGACAACCACCATTTTTCAGGATATGCAACCGACAGAACGGTTTTACTTCCTGCATTCCTATTATTTTGACTGTGACCAATCAAGCCATACGATTGCAACAGCCAACTACGGTGCTGACTTCACTTGCAGCGTCAACAAGAACAATATTTATGGTGTCCAGTTTCACCCAGAAAAAAGTCATCAAGCTGGAGTTCAGCTACTCAAAAACTTCGGGACACTGTAA
- a CDS encoding glycosyltransferase family protein, with translation MTTQTHPLQVVFLCGARDFHAMDWYRASLGMLSSPKPIILTDLIEGEGFRKLITNEDTVHKLLILDSFLLKKQSRLGNVWRNLLKAILFPAQVILIYRFNKKFNNTLYYAHSMYYIWLGWAAGVRFIGTPQGSDILLKPQKSQIFKILSTISMKSSIYITVDSKKMADITENLTGKRPLIIQNGIDINTINNCNHFQAENSSKRNLICSFRGLTPLYRIEEIVKSRNKSLFNNDMPLTLLYPFHEDEYISRIDEHLNKDDKKLGRLEKKEMYSIFFSTLLAISIPISDSSPRSVYEAIFCGSIVAITWHPFFDDLPKCMQERIVIVNIEDEYWFDKTIEAAKQLIVNPFIPTEDALKIFDQSQAFNKIHNMAIRAI, from the coding sequence ATGACAACTCAAACACATCCTCTTCAAGTAGTTTTTCTTTGTGGCGCACGTGATTTTCATGCAATGGATTGGTATCGAGCATCGTTGGGAATGCTTAGCTCACCAAAACCCATTATATTAACTGATTTAATTGAAGGAGAAGGTTTTAGAAAACTCATCACAAATGAAGACACGGTTCATAAACTATTAATTTTAGACAGTTTTTTATTAAAGAAACAATCTCGACTTGGAAATGTTTGGCGAAATCTATTAAAAGCTATATTGTTTCCTGCTCAGGTAATTCTAATATATCGCTTTAACAAAAAATTTAATAACACACTTTACTATGCTCATTCCATGTATTACATCTGGCTTGGATGGGCGGCAGGTGTACGTTTCATTGGCACTCCTCAAGGAAGTGACATACTGCTAAAGCCGCAGAAATCGCAGATTTTCAAGATATTATCCACTATATCTATGAAGTCGAGTATTTATATAACTGTAGACTCAAAAAAAATGGCCGATATAACCGAAAATCTAACCGGAAAACGGCCTCTCATAATTCAAAACGGAATTGATATAAACACAATCAATAACTGTAATCACTTTCAAGCAGAAAACAGCTCAAAAAGAAATCTTATTTGCTCTTTTCGTGGGTTAACCCCCTTATATCGAATAGAGGAAATTGTAAAATCACGTAACAAATCACTATTTAATAATGACATGCCTCTTACGCTTCTTTATCCATTTCATGAAGACGAATACATTAGCCGTATTGATGAGCATCTAAACAAAGATGATAAAAAACTTGGAAGGCTTGAAAAAAAAGAAATGTACAGTATATTTTTTTCTACACTTTTAGCCATATCTATTCCAATCAGTGATTCATCTCCACGAAGCGTTTATGAAGCTATATTTTGTGGCTCTATTGTTGCTATAACGTGGCATCCATTCTTTGATGACTTACCCAAATGTATGCAAGAAAGAATAGTTATCGTTAATATAGAAGATGAATATTGGTTTGATAAGACAATCGAGGCAGCGAAACAATTGATTGTTAATCCATTCATCCCGACCGAAGATGCACTGAAAATTTTTGATCAATCACAAGCATTTAACAAAATTCATAATATGGCAATCAGAGCAATATGA
- a CDS encoding bi-domain-containing oxidoreductase, whose product MKQILQDMAKGGTTVTNSPAPSLSANAINIATTVSLISAGTERMLVDFGKSSMLDKARQQPDKVKMVLEKVKTDGLATTIEAVQSKLAQPIPLGYCNVGTVVEAGKNVDGFKAGDRVVSNGSHADIVRVPKNLCAKIPDNVDDEAAAFTVIASIGLQGIRLAAPTIGESIVVTGVGLIGLLTVQMLRAHGCRVLAIDYDPAKLDLAKQFGADICNPGNGEDPIAAGMAFSRGKGVDAVIITASTKSNDPVTQAARMSRKRGRIILVGVTGLELSRADFYDKELSFQVSCAYGPGRYDPNYEDKGQDYPLAYVRWTEQRNFEAILDMMASGQLNVKPLISHRFKFENAPAAYDLLTSDKSALGILLQYESPVESRLQSTVKLNSDSRFNPQKAVMSFIGAGNYASRMLIPAFKAAGAQFNSIVTSGGVNGVIHGEKAGFAEASTDIEAMLADTNTNTVAIVTRHNTHARFVAQTLKAGKHAFVEKPLAITLEELHEVETAYHEAHQAGRKPHLMVGFNRRFSPQIQKMKELLDRINEPKSFMMTMNAGAIPADHWTQDLQVGGGRIIGEACHYIDLMRYLAGSEIVSVQARRMGDAPGVAVTEDKAAFILGFADGSFGTINYLANGAASFPKERIEAFAAGKVLQLDNFIKLKGYGWSNFKKMNLWKQDKGQNACAAAFLNAIESGQATPIPAAEIFEVARITIEATEQLRNQ is encoded by the coding sequence ATGAAACAAATCCTCCAAGACATGGCAAAAGGCGGCACAACGGTGACTAACTCCCCTGCCCCCTCCCTTTCCGCCAATGCCATCAACATTGCCACGACGGTATCCCTGATTTCCGCCGGTACTGAACGGATGCTGGTCGACTTCGGCAAATCCTCCATGCTCGACAAAGCCCGTCAACAACCCGATAAAGTCAAAATGGTGCTGGAAAAAGTCAAAACCGATGGTCTAGCCACCACGATTGAGGCAGTACAATCCAAATTAGCCCAACCTATCCCCTTAGGCTACTGCAACGTCGGCACAGTCGTTGAAGCCGGTAAAAACGTCGATGGCTTCAAAGCCGGAGACCGCGTAGTCTCCAACGGCTCACATGCCGACATCGTGCGCGTCCCCAAAAACCTCTGCGCCAAAATCCCCGATAATGTAGACGACGAAGCAGCCGCCTTCACCGTCATAGCCAGCATCGGCTTACAAGGCATCCGCCTCGCCGCCCCCACCATCGGTGAAAGTATCGTGGTCACGGGTGTTGGTCTGATCGGACTTCTTACCGTGCAAATGCTCCGCGCCCACGGCTGTCGCGTTTTAGCCATCGACTACGACCCAGCCAAACTCGACCTCGCCAAACAATTCGGTGCGGATATTTGCAACCCCGGCAATGGTGAAGACCCCATCGCGGCGGGCATGGCGTTCAGTCGTGGCAAAGGTGTCGATGCTGTCATTATCACTGCCTCCACCAAATCCAACGATCCGGTCACCCAAGCAGCGCGAATGTCCCGCAAACGTGGGCGCATTATTCTGGTTGGTGTCACGGGACTAGAACTCAGCCGTGCTGACTTCTACGACAAAGAACTCAGCTTCCAAGTCTCCTGCGCCTACGGCCCCGGTCGCTATGACCCCAACTACGAAGACAAAGGGCAGGACTATCCGCTTGCCTATGTTCGCTGGACAGAGCAACGCAACTTTGAAGCCATCCTCGACATGATGGCAAGCGGTCAACTCAACGTTAAACCCCTCATCAGCCACCGCTTCAAGTTTGAAAATGCCCCCGCTGCCTATGACCTGCTGACCAGTGACAAATCAGCCTTGGGTATCTTGCTGCAATACGAAAGCCCGGTTGAAAGCCGTCTGCAAAGCACGGTCAAACTCAACAGCGACAGCCGCTTTAACCCCCAAAAAGCCGTCATGAGCTTTATTGGTGCAGGCAATTACGCCTCCCGTATGCTCATCCCCGCTTTCAAAGCAGCAGGCGCACAATTCAACAGCATCGTCACCTCTGGCGGAGTTAACGGTGTCATCCACGGTGAAAAAGCAGGCTTTGCCGAAGCCTCCACCGACATCGAAGCCATGCTGGCAGACACCAACACCAATACTGTTGCCATTGTCACCCGCCACAACACCCACGCCCGCTTTGTCGCCCAAACCCTCAAAGCAGGCAAACACGCCTTTGTCGAAAAACCCCTAGCTATCACCCTAGAAGAACTTCACGAAGTAGAAACGGCTTATCATGAAGCCCATCAAGCCGGGCGAAAACCTCACCTGATGGTCGGCTTCAACCGCCGCTTCTCCCCACAAATCCAGAAAATGAAAGAATTACTGGATAGAATCAACGAACCCAAGTCTTTCATGATGACCATGAATGCAGGTGCAATCCCCGCCGATCACTGGACACAAGACCTGCAAGTGGGTGGCGGACGCATTATCGGTGAAGCCTGTCACTACATTGACCTGATGCGCTATCTGGCGGGCAGTGAAATCGTTTCCGTACAAGCACGCCGTATGGGTGATGCGCCCGGTGTCGCCGTCACCGAAGACAAAGCCGCATTCATCCTCGGCTTCGCTGACGGCTCTTTCGGCACGATCAACTACCTTGCCAACGGTGCAGCCAGCTTCCCCAAAGAGCGCATCGAAGCCTTTGCTGCTGGCAAAGTGCTGCAACTCGACAACTTCATCAAACTCAAAGGCTACGGCTGGTCAAACTTCAAAAAGATGAATCTATGGAAACAGGACAAAGGCCAAAACGCCTGTGCTGCCGCGTTCCTCAACGCCATTGAATCCGGTCAGGCTACACCAATCCCAGCAGCAGAAATCTTTGAAGTCGCCCGTATCACCATCGAAGCCACTGAACAACTACGCAATCAGTGA
- a CDS encoding acyltransferase family protein codes for MLKDNIIKFPKENNLELLRLIFALQVVISHMSSHMEFPIPSFISYFPGVPAFFFVSGLLIYTSYLNAPGKKYITNRFLRLFPGLLIVTAGGILLILFAKGYPFIRENLPIIITWSFSQITIGQAFNPSIFRDIGVGVINGSLWTITVEIIFYLVVPIIVLF; via the coding sequence ATGTTAAAAGATAACATAATCAAATTTCCCAAAGAAAACAACCTTGAACTATTGAGATTAATTTTTGCCCTGCAAGTGGTTATATCTCACATGTCTTCTCACATGGAATTTCCTATTCCTTCCTTTATCTCTTATTTTCCTGGTGTTCCTGCTTTTTTCTTTGTTAGTGGATTATTGATTTATACATCTTACTTGAATGCTCCGGGAAAAAAATACATCACAAACAGATTTTTACGTTTATTTCCGGGATTACTAATTGTTACAGCAGGTGGTATACTGCTCATATTATTTGCCAAAGGCTATCCCTTCATAAGAGAAAACCTACCTATCATCATCACTTGGTCTTTTTCCCAAATCACCATTGGTCAAGCATTTAATCCATCTATATTTAGAGATATAGGCGTCGGCGTAATCAATGGATCGTTATGGACAATAACCGTTGAAATAATTTTTTACTTAGTTGTTCCAATAATTGTACTATTTTAA
- a CDS encoding N-acetyl sugar amidotransferase, producing MKNEYNICKNCVMDTTDTNITFNTEGVCDHCNSFHHDLKPTWHTDEHGRQELEKIIATIKQHGKKHDFDCIMGMSGGADSSYMLHLVVKEFGLRPLVFHVDGGWNSQIAVDNINVMINKLGLDLYTEVINWEEMKDFQLAYFKSGLPNIDVPQDHAFVATLYNFAAKYNIKYILNGGNYSTECVRNPLNWLYYGTDMSQINYIRKHFSTIPWKTYPFSSVLRHKFYLRYIKGVQVVKALNYRPYIKADAMEFLRQEYGWQPYPQKHFESRFTRFYEGYWLPKRFGYDTRKVQYSSLILTGQMTREEALEKLSRPALSDDEVRQEFEYIATKLGISTDELQSYLDMPLKSHRDYPNQEWLFNLGANTMKWLGIEKAIKR from the coding sequence ATGAAAAACGAATACAACATTTGTAAAAATTGTGTTATGGATACCACCGACACTAATATAACATTTAACACTGAGGGTGTATGTGACCATTGCAACAGCTTCCACCATGACTTAAAACCCACATGGCATACTGATGAGCACGGAAGACAAGAGCTAGAGAAAATCATTGCCACCATCAAGCAACATGGCAAAAAGCATGATTTTGACTGCATCATGGGCATGAGCGGCGGTGCTGATAGCTCCTACATGCTCCACTTAGTCGTCAAAGAGTTTGGCTTACGCCCATTAGTTTTCCATGTTGACGGCGGTTGGAACTCTCAAATTGCCGTTGACAATATCAACGTCATGATCAACAAACTGGGGTTAGACCTCTATACTGAAGTCATCAACTGGGAAGAAATGAAAGATTTCCAGCTTGCTTACTTCAAGTCTGGCTTACCCAATATTGATGTCCCCCAAGATCATGCATTTGTTGCTACCCTTTACAACTTCGCCGCCAAATACAATATTAAATACATATTGAATGGCGGTAACTACTCCACAGAATGTGTCAGAAACCCATTAAACTGGCTGTACTACGGTACAGATATGTCACAAATCAACTATATCCGTAAGCATTTCTCAACCATTCCGTGGAAAACCTACCCATTCAGCAGTGTACTACGCCACAAATTTTACCTACGTTACATTAAGGGTGTTCAAGTCGTAAAAGCACTGAACTATCGCCCTTACATCAAAGCCGATGCAATGGAGTTTTTGCGACAAGAGTATGGCTGGCAACCCTATCCACAAAAACACTTTGAGTCACGTTTTACGCGCTTTTATGAGGGTTACTGGTTGCCCAAACGCTTTGGCTATGACACCCGCAAAGTCCAATACTCCAGCTTGATCCTGACAGGTCAGATGACCCGTGAAGAAGCACTAGAAAAGCTATCCCGACCTGCTTTGTCCGATGATGAAGTGCGCCAAGAGTTTGAATACATTGCCACAAAGCTAGGTATCTCCACGGATGAATTACAATCCTACCTAGATATGCCATTGAAATCTCACCGCGACTACCCTAACCAAGAGTGGCTCTTTAACTTGGGTGCAAATACCATGAAATGGCTAGGCATTGAAAAGGCAATAAAACGATGA
- a CDS encoding acyltransferase family protein — protein sequence MKIYRDKSIYDILALTPIVWGWMFGVGIIIAKHYDIIEKFIPKFYLFLLPIFILIFTDLPGIFHSKGNELGLFYFLCYIGAIIWIAFGTKKIPLRFDISYGAYIWHMPIINLFLVMGWHEPLFALLLIIAISFTSWFFIEKPALRLKSVSLKPL from the coding sequence ATGAAAATTTATCGAGATAAAAGCATTTACGATATTTTGGCACTCACACCGATTGTATGGGGATGGATGTTTGGCGTCGGTATTATTATCGCAAAACACTATGATATTATTGAAAAATTTATTCCAAAATTTTATCTTTTTTTACTACCTATCTTTATTCTTATATTTACTGATCTACCCGGAATCTTTCATAGCAAAGGCAATGAGTTAGGTTTATTCTATTTCTTATGTTACATAGGTGCTATTATATGGATTGCTTTTGGCACAAAAAAAATACCCTTGCGCTTTGACATAAGCTATGGAGCATATATCTGGCATATGCCTATCATTAACTTATTCTTAGTAATGGGATGGCATGAACCATTATTTGCGTTGTTGCTCATCATTGCTATATCTTTTACCTCATGGTTCTTCATTGAAAAACCCGCATTACGACTTAAATCTGTCAGCCTAAAACCGCTATAG